A part of Gossypium hirsutum isolate 1008001.06 chromosome A07, Gossypium_hirsutum_v2.1, whole genome shotgun sequence genomic DNA contains:
- the LOC121232004 gene encoding monogalactosyldiacylglycerol synthase, chloroplastic isoform X1 produces MQNPSAVTQESGPAAFDLVTQLGHLAFNKSFRSSNTDGFCSFKPNHVYFSGFRDSISQKKRRVAAAASLSLGARNSVSSSVRRILNDFNRAIKFHCDRIPIGFASIRVGPEDNNGVRDGGGGGVLEVEGLPLNSVETETPKKVLILMSDTGGGHRASAEAIKAAFNEEFGDEYQVFVTDLWSDHTPWPFNQLPKSYNFLVKHGSLWRLTYYGTAPRVIYQSNFAATSTFIAREVAKGLMKYQPDIIISVHPLMQHVPLRILKSKGLLKKIVFTTVVTDLSTCHPTWLVLHLSFHISKFTYPWCNFGNVYCCFRFHKLVTRCYCPSAEVAKRALKAGLQPSQIKVYGLPIRPSFVKPVRPKIELRRELGMDEDLPAVLLMGGGEGMGPIEATARALEHALYDENLGEPLGQILVICGHNKRLASKLLSIDWKIPVQVKGFVTKMEECMGSCDCIITKAGPGTIAEAMIRGLPIVLNDFIAGQEVGNVPFVVENGCGKFSKSPKEIANIVSQWFGPKADELKSMSENALRLARPEAVFKIVHDLHQLVRQRNFVPQFSCTS; encoded by the exons atgcAAAACCCTTCTGCGGTTACCCAAGAATCTGGCCCTGCTGCCTTCGATCTCGTCACTCAATTGGGTCACTTAGCATTCAACAAGAGCTTTCGCAGCTCAAACACTGATGGGTTTTGTTCATTTAAGCCAAATCACGTGTATTTTTCAGGCTTCAGAGACTCAATTTCTCAGAAAAAGCGCAGAGTTGCTGCTGCTGCTTCACTCAGTTTGGGTGCTCGAAACAGCGTTTCTTCGAGCGTCAGGAGAATCCTGAATGATTTTAACAGAGCAATTAAGTTTCACTGTGATAGAATCCCAATTGGGTTTGCTTCTATTCGGGTTGGTCCTGAGGATAACAATGGAGTGAgagatggtggtggtggtggcgtTCTTGAGGTTGAAGGTTTGCCTTTGAATAGTGTCGAAACTGAGACCCCCAAAAAAGTTCTGATTTTGATGAGTGATACTGGTGGGGGTCATAGAGCCTCTGCTGAAGCTATTAAGGCTGCTTTTAACGAGGAATTTGGGGATGAGTATCAG GTGTTTGTTACAGATTTGTGGTCGGATCATACGCCCTGGCCATTTAATCAATTACCAAAAAGCTATAACTTCTTGGTCAAACATGGATCATTGTGGAGGTTAACCTATTATGGAACTGCTCCTCGGGTGATTTATCAGTCAAATTTTGCTGCAACTTCAACATTCATAGCTAG AGAGGTCGCCAAAGGGTTGATGAAATACCAGCCTGACATTATTATTAGTGTACATCCTCTGATGCAACATGTTCCACTTCGTATTCTGAAGTCAAAGGGTCTACTGAAGAAGATAGTCTTTACGACAGTGGTCACCGATTTAAGCACTTGCCACCCAACATGGTTGGTTCTGCATCTtagttttcatatttcaaaattcacttaTCCTTGGTGTAATTTCGGCAATGTTTATTGTTGTTTTAGGTTTCATAAGCTTGTAACAAGATGCTATTGCCCATCAGCTGAAGTAGCAAAAAGGGCATTGAAAGCTGGACTTCAACCATCCCAAATTAAGGTTTATGGCCTTCCAATACGACCTTCTTTTGTGAAGCCTGTTCGGCCAAAG ATTGAACTGAGGAGAGAATTAGGTATGGATGAGGATCTTCCTGCTGTTTTGTTGATGGGAGGAGGGGAAGGAATGGGTCCCATCGAGGCTACTGCTCGTGCACTTGAACATGCATTATATGATGAGAATCTTGGGGAGCCATTAGGTCAAATCCTTGTCATTTGTGGCCACAACAAAAGGCTTGCTAGCAAATTGCTTTCAATTGATTGGAAAATTCCTGTTCAG GTCAAGGGATTTGTCACCAAAATGGAGGAATGCATGGGTTCTTGCGACTGCATTATTACAAAG GCAGGCCCGGGGACTATCGCTGAGGCTATGATACGAGGTCTTCCTATAGTTCTGAATGATTTCATTGCTGGGCAG GAAGTTGGCAATGTTCCATTTGTGGTGGAAAATGGATGTGGGAAATTTTCAAAGTCGCCAAAAGAGATAGCCAATATCGTAAGCCAGTGGTTTGGTCCCAAAGCAGATGAACTCAAGTCCATGTCTGAAAATGCTTTAAGGCTGGCTAGGCCTGAGGCAGTATTCAAGATTGTCCATGATCTCCATCAGCTGGTCAGACAGAGAAATTTTGTACCCCAATTTTCTTGTACAAGTTAG
- the LOC121232004 gene encoding monogalactosyldiacylglycerol synthase, chloroplastic isoform X2, with translation MQNPSAVTQESGPAAFDLVTQLGHLAFNKSFRSSNTDGFCSFKPNHVYFSGFRDSISQKKRRVAAAASLSLGARNSVSSSVRRILNDFNRAIKFHCDRIPIGFASIRVGPEDNNGVRDGGGGGVLEVEGLPLNSVETETPKKVLILMSDTGGGHRASAEAIKAAFNEEFGDEYQVFVTDLWSDHTPWPFNQLPKSYNFLVKHGSLWRLTYYGTAPRVIYQSNFAATSTFIAREVAKGLMKYQPDIIISVHPLMQHVPLRILKSKGLLKKIVFTTVVTDLSTCHPTWFHKLVTRCYCPSAEVAKRALKAGLQPSQIKVYGLPIRPSFVKPVRPKIELRRELGMDEDLPAVLLMGGGEGMGPIEATARALEHALYDENLGEPLGQILVICGHNKRLASKLLSIDWKIPVQVKGFVTKMEECMGSCDCIITKAGPGTIAEAMIRGLPIVLNDFIAGQEVGNVPFVVENGCGKFSKSPKEIANIVSQWFGPKADELKSMSENALRLARPEAVFKIVHDLHQLVRQRNFVPQFSCTS, from the exons atgcAAAACCCTTCTGCGGTTACCCAAGAATCTGGCCCTGCTGCCTTCGATCTCGTCACTCAATTGGGTCACTTAGCATTCAACAAGAGCTTTCGCAGCTCAAACACTGATGGGTTTTGTTCATTTAAGCCAAATCACGTGTATTTTTCAGGCTTCAGAGACTCAATTTCTCAGAAAAAGCGCAGAGTTGCTGCTGCTGCTTCACTCAGTTTGGGTGCTCGAAACAGCGTTTCTTCGAGCGTCAGGAGAATCCTGAATGATTTTAACAGAGCAATTAAGTTTCACTGTGATAGAATCCCAATTGGGTTTGCTTCTATTCGGGTTGGTCCTGAGGATAACAATGGAGTGAgagatggtggtggtggtggcgtTCTTGAGGTTGAAGGTTTGCCTTTGAATAGTGTCGAAACTGAGACCCCCAAAAAAGTTCTGATTTTGATGAGTGATACTGGTGGGGGTCATAGAGCCTCTGCTGAAGCTATTAAGGCTGCTTTTAACGAGGAATTTGGGGATGAGTATCAG GTGTTTGTTACAGATTTGTGGTCGGATCATACGCCCTGGCCATTTAATCAATTACCAAAAAGCTATAACTTCTTGGTCAAACATGGATCATTGTGGAGGTTAACCTATTATGGAACTGCTCCTCGGGTGATTTATCAGTCAAATTTTGCTGCAACTTCAACATTCATAGCTAG AGAGGTCGCCAAAGGGTTGATGAAATACCAGCCTGACATTATTATTAGTGTACATCCTCTGATGCAACATGTTCCACTTCGTATTCTGAAGTCAAAGGGTCTACTGAAGAAGATAGTCTTTACGACAGTGGTCACCGATTTAAGCACTTGCCACCCAACATG GTTTCATAAGCTTGTAACAAGATGCTATTGCCCATCAGCTGAAGTAGCAAAAAGGGCATTGAAAGCTGGACTTCAACCATCCCAAATTAAGGTTTATGGCCTTCCAATACGACCTTCTTTTGTGAAGCCTGTTCGGCCAAAG ATTGAACTGAGGAGAGAATTAGGTATGGATGAGGATCTTCCTGCTGTTTTGTTGATGGGAGGAGGGGAAGGAATGGGTCCCATCGAGGCTACTGCTCGTGCACTTGAACATGCATTATATGATGAGAATCTTGGGGAGCCATTAGGTCAAATCCTTGTCATTTGTGGCCACAACAAAAGGCTTGCTAGCAAATTGCTTTCAATTGATTGGAAAATTCCTGTTCAG GTCAAGGGATTTGTCACCAAAATGGAGGAATGCATGGGTTCTTGCGACTGCATTATTACAAAG GCAGGCCCGGGGACTATCGCTGAGGCTATGATACGAGGTCTTCCTATAGTTCTGAATGATTTCATTGCTGGGCAG GAAGTTGGCAATGTTCCATTTGTGGTGGAAAATGGATGTGGGAAATTTTCAAAGTCGCCAAAAGAGATAGCCAATATCGTAAGCCAGTGGTTTGGTCCCAAAGCAGATGAACTCAAGTCCATGTCTGAAAATGCTTTAAGGCTGGCTAGGCCTGAGGCAGTATTCAAGATTGTCCATGATCTCCATCAGCTGGTCAGACAGAGAAATTTTGTACCCCAATTTTCTTGTACAAGTTAG
- the LOC107953723 gene encoding peroxidase 46, whose protein sequence is MEMKITVSCPTPNRCTLLILVLFSFAASPLHASLSFNFYASSCPTAELIVSNMVRSASSSDPTIPGKLLRLLFHDCFVEGCDASVLLQGNGTERSDPANTSLGGFSVIDSAKSVLEIFCPETVSCADIVALAARDAVVTAGGPAFEMPTGRRDGRISNAANVRSNIVDTSFTMIEMIRLFNSKGLSLDDLVTLSGAHTIGVAHCNAFSDRFQMDSKGNLTLIDTSLDKAYAKELMKKCPSGSSASKTVNNDPETSFAFDNQYYINLLGHKGLFQSDSVLVEDERTSARVEAFANDQETFFRSWRDSFLKLTTIGVKTDDEGEIRQSCSFAN, encoded by the exons ATGGAGATGAAGATTACTGTCTCTTGCCCAACACCAAATCGTTGCACTCTTCTCattcttgttttgttttcttttgctgCCTCGCCTTTGCATGCTAGCCTCTCGTTCAACTTCTATGCAAGTTCATGTCCTACTGCTGAGCTCATTGTCAGCAACATGGTCAGATCAGCTTCCTCTTCTGATCCGACCATTCCCGGGAAACTACTGCGCCTCTTGTTCCACGACTGTTTCGTGGAG GGTTGTGATGCATCAGTACTGTTACAAGGAAATGGAACTGAGAGAAGTGATCCAGCAAATACCTCTCTTGGAGGATTTTCGGTTATCGATTCGGCTAAAAGTGTGCTCGAAATCTTCTGTCCAGAGACCGTTTCTTGTGCTGATATTGTTGCCTTGGCTGCTAGAGATGCAGTTGTTACa GCAGGTGGACCTGCATTCGAGATGCCAACAGGAAGGAGAGATGGGAGAATATCCAATGCTGCAAATGTTAGATCCAATATTGTAGATACAAGTTTTACCATGATTGAAATGATAAGGCTCTTCAATTCTAAAGGCTTGTCTTTAGATGACCTTGTTACTCTATCAG GTGCTCATACTATAGGAGTAGCTCATTGTAATGCATTCAGTGATCGATTTCAAATGGACTCCAAGGGAAATCTCACCTTGATTGACACATCCTTAGACAAGGCCTATGCAAAAGAGCTCATGAAAAAGTGTCCATCGGGTTCAAGCGCGTCTAAAACAGTCAACAATGATCCCGAGACATCCTTTGCGTTTGATAATCAGTATTACATCAATCTATTGGGTCACAAGGGGTTATTTCAATCAGACTCGGTTCTTGTAGAGGATGAAAGAACCAGTGCAAGAGTAGAAGCATTTGCAAATGACCAAGAAACCTTTTTCCGGAGTTGGAGGGACTCATTCTTGAAGCTCACTACCATTGGAGTGAAAACAGATGATGAAGGGGAAATCCGACAGTCTTGTTCATTTGCTAATTAG